DNA sequence from the Carassius gibelio isolate Cgi1373 ecotype wild population from Czech Republic chromosome A14, carGib1.2-hapl.c, whole genome shotgun sequence genome:
CCCGGGTTATTCACGTGATGCTTGCTGTGGAGCAGTCAGAGAAGGTGTGTTGGGTTTCTGTCGATTAGAGCTGGTCTAATTTAACACTAGATGATTTTCTGTTCCACTACAaccatttttaattcaaataattaaacaaaacttaatgataTAAATGTATACGTGAGTGTTAATAGAGGCTTGTTAGTCATTTTATAGcttgtttattaatttagtaaTCTAAATGCTGCCGTATCTCTTTCTAGAGCCCAGATCGACGCAAGAAGGAGGGCGATGGTGGGAAAGGTGAGGGCGGTCGGCGGCGCCGGACAGCATCTGAAGGAGATGAAGACATTACTCTGAAACGTTTCAAAGGAGCCGGAGAGGGCGCCTCTGACAGCCAGAATGGCAGTGGCTCTAACACGGACGCTGAGGCTATGGTAACATGTGTAGAGATGCCGGGAGAGGGTGGCGTAGGTGGGAGGGTGACGAGCACCTGTAGTCCAGACTCCTCTAACAACAGCAATTCCTCTCAGCAGGAGCACTCCCACATAAGGAGCACAGGTTTTGTCAAGGAGAATGGCAGTTTTGTCCCAAACCAAGAAAGGATATCCTCTTCAGTATCAGCGGTGCTTCCTGCGTCCACTCCAACACCACCTCCATTGAAGCCTGCACCGTCGCCCTTTTCTAACACTTTTCCTTCTTTGGGTCAAATGCCCAGCTTGGTGCCCGGAGCCCCTGCCCCGAAATCCTCTCCCACACTCCCGGCAGCCGAGAGGGAGGAGGAAGGTGTCCTTTCAGGGTATCCTAAAACAGCTGCCCTGGTGTCTCCGGGTCCTGTGACCATTTCATCACCTTCCCAAGACAACGCTTCAAGTGTGACTCTGTCTACTCCTGTAGAAGCAAACAAAAAGCCCAGTAAATGGGGATCTGCTCCAGAAGCAAGCCAGGTAGGACATTGATGCTTGTATTTTACTTCggatctgttcatttattcaaaaatacattaaataaaatggaatttatgaATGCAAATGGAAACACAGCTTCTGTGATACATTTGTTACATTACATTGATTCTTGTTTTTAATGTCTTTGGGtgcaaaaaagttaaaaaataaaataaaaagatatcaGAATATATCCTCAAAGTAGAtgaattcttaataataataataataataataatagaaacattATTACATAGTTTggcttaatgttttttaaataacattaaaaaaataattaaaaagccaAATCAAAGTCttggatgataataataatttaaatatgattttgtctGCCAAACCTTTACATGAAACATCAATATTAACCATTTCTGATAAAGACCATTTTTTGgttaatttttaatgattttttttattattatttcaatttagcatttttatttgtttttgtaattttgttttgtggtttttgacattttaaacttttttttgtctttttattatttcatatttattttatttattttcttttattaattattttcatttcagtattagtaattttagtagttcaacttttttttcttcagttagtTGCATAGGCATTTTTATTTGCCAAGGCATTTTGATATTTTATCGgattaaagatttattttagttACCAAAACAATttgttatagttttagttaataatgaCAACATTGGTTTTAATTGGTTTCCCTTTTCTCTTTGTAGACACACTGACTACTCTTTATCTGGCATTTATTTGGCTTATTTGTATTTCAGACCCCCAAGACCCCTGCTCTAGCTGCTTCAGGATTTGGTAAACAGTCAAGTGAGCCAGTGTTTGGAGAAGTTCCCACACAGGCCAATGGTTCTTCCCAGGAGGACAAGCCTTTTGGCTTTCCTTTTGGAGCTGCGAAGGAGTCTCAGAGGCAGGGCTCTGATCCCTCACAGAACCTGTTCTTCCAAATCATGTCTCAGAACCAGAGCATCACACAAGGCCAGTCAAAGGCCTTCACGTCCTTGTCCGAGTGCCTGAACAAGGAGCCGCCCAACCTGTTCAAGCCTGCCGCTCCCTCCGAGGGTTTCAAAAAGGTGGTTGCAGCTTCTACATCCACTGGACTGTTTGGTTCAGCAGCTGCTAGTGGCCTGGCACCAATGAAAGAGCTGCCAAAAGTGCCTGATATCAAGCCTGCAGGCAATGGGATCATAATGAACAAGCCTTTCGGAGCGGTGGGGGAGGCTTTTCCCCCAGCCACAGGTCAAGCTGCGAGCTCTGCAGAGCCTCTGAATCCCTCTTTGGGATTAGGAACCAGCGGACTTGGAAGTGCCAGAAATGTTAACAGCTCAAATCCAGGCAGCGGTTTTGGTCTGCTGGCTAGCAACAAGGTTTCGGAAACTCATGAGAACCTTTTCCTACTGGCCACGAAGGAAACAAATCCATTTCTTGCATATGGCGGAGCTGTTTCACACAGCCCTTTTAGTGCATTGTCAGCCCCGAAGTCTGCGCTGTCCGCGTCTGCTGTCTCTCCTTCAGGCAGCTCTGGTCCACTTAGTCAAGATCCTCCTGGTGGTGATGCCAAACCAAATCTCTTCACCATGGCAGAACCTCCTAAGGGAATCTTAGCCCCCCAGTTCCCTGCTCCTGCCCTCACGACCACTCCGTCATTCACTTCGGTTGCCCAGGATGGACAACAAATGTCCAAACCAAGCAAAGAGGGTTCAGATGGCAGCCCGGGAACCCGCCTCAGCACCGAAGGCCAAGATGTGGCTATGCCTTTTGACCAAACCAAGTTTGCTTTGGAGGAACGCAGTCAGTCCACCAAAAGAGATTCAGAGTCCAGTAGCAACAGTGACCTGTCTGATTTGAGCGAGGGGGAGGACAACTCCGGCCAGAGCCAGAAACCTGGGGTTTCCTCAGGCACTGAGGATAAGAGCAAGGCCCAGCCTGTGGCTAAGAGCCGGCCACGGAGCAAACCTTTCAAAGGTAACATCTTTGACTACCGCATGCTGTGTACTTCATGAGTTAGTTCAGCTGAATGAGTTAGTACtcactagggctgcatgattaattgaacgcgattaatcacgattgtTTTGCGCATTTattcagtaaagccagttctgtgattcGCAGTAAATCTTCATCAGCTGCTTTCAGGTGGAGCAGTATTTaccacacagagccgtagttctctgacaagctatgcaaaatcACGTTCATATTTCCAGACGATAAAATCGTATGATTATGAAATCGTTTGCTATAATGACAGCTGTTCTTCTCAGTGAACTacgtttttttttgtagtaaatgcAGCATGTGAAAATACTACGTTTTACTCCAAATTCACGTCATAACGTCAGttgagtgtttaaaataaatccttctgtgagatgatatGGCTTCTTAAACTGAATAATTAAGTCACACAATATTTCattgtattctaagcagtgataatgGCTACGTcgattagcatttcattatagatatactttattatgatgaaaactaaaataataataactctgataaaccatatattgcctcagtcgtgtgtttattagtcatgttGAATCAAAGAAAGCAGTTTAATCTGTTTATTTAGCTACAGCGATGGATTTCCTggatttcttcttcgggggttATTTGGCTTTTTAGCTGGAGAGCGCCCTCTAGCCTTTGGATGGAcatttactactgatcacagaactgtgcttcactgaaaAAACGCATGACAATCGCAGATTCTGCCTAATCACGATTTATTGCCTTcgcaatttaatttcaattaattgtgcagccctagtactCGCCGTCATGTCAATCTAAACCTGTACTGTGAAAGTTTGTGAGAGCACGATTATAAAGAGTAGATGAATTGATAGATGCTCTCGGTCATCTGATTTCGTGTTCATGTGTGATTTATCAAGTGGGACAGTCCGTGTTGAAGGACCAGAATAAGGTTCGGCGCTTGAAGCAGTCCGGAGAGTCCTTTCTACAAGACGGCTCCTGCATTAACGTGGCGCCCCACCTGCACAAATGCCGCGAGTGCCGTCTGGAGCGCTACAGGAAATCCCGCGAGGACTCGGATGATGATGACCCAAACGTGGCTTGCCGATTCTTCCACTTCCGCAGGTGGTTATGATTCAGACGAATACTGGTGAGACCAGCTGAACTCCTGGCTAGGGTGTGAGACTGACATCTTGGTTTATTGTAACAGGCTGGCTTTCACTAAGAAGGGAGTCCTTCGCGTGGAGGGCTTTCTGAGCCCGCAGCAGAGTGACAGCATGGCGATGGGCCTGTGGCTCCCCTCCCTCACAGCACAGGAAGGACTTGACCTGGACACGTCCAAATATATTTTAGCAAACGTGGGTGACCAGTTTTGCCAACTGGTCATGTCAGAGAAAGAGGCCATGATGATGATAGAGCCCCATCGTAAGTGACTGCTTGTTTATTAAAGCCGGTTCACAGAAAATCATATATAATCTGAATAAAGTATAAGAAAGTAtcacatacagtttttttttagacGCACCTGagcataagtcgcatcagtccaaaaatagtcatgacgagaaaaaaaaacattcagtggtaggctacaggagctctgagcagcatagagcgccctctggtggctgtagtctgtaatgttttctcttggttaatttctcttggttcatgtcaaataaattttgataaataagtcgcaactGACtgtaagtcagtttttttttaaacatttgttttgcaTTATAAATGTGCGCTAAAATACTAAAAGAAGAGCTAGTGACTTGCATAACATCTGATAATGCCCTGTGAATTTGCAGAAAAAGTGGCATGGAAGCGAGCTGTGAGGGGAGTGAGAGAGATGTGCGACGTGTGTGAGACGACGCTGTTCAACATCCACTGGGTGTGTCGCAAATGCGGCTTCGGCGTTTGTCTCGACTGCTACCGGCTACGCAAGAACAGGCCACCTGAAGGTAGATAAGGATCTGCCACATTCATGAAATATCATTAAAAGTATCAATATGATTGATAAAGGTAAACTGTCGCGTTTGTCCATTACAGCATGTCTCGGACTCACTTCTGCTCTTTCAGTAGACGAGAGTCCTGAAGAAGAGGTGTTCTCATGGCTGAAGTGTGCTAAAGGCCAGCCACACGAACCACAGAACCTCATGCCCACTCAAATTATACCTGGCACGGGTTAGTGCATTTATTCctgttaaaaacatgtgaaatcaCAGCAACTGGAGCTCAGTTTAATTGTCTCCTTGTGTGCCTTCAGCCTTATACAGCATAGGTGACATGGTACACGCAGCCAGAGGTAAATGGGGGATCAAAGCGAACTGCCCCTGCACTAGTCGACATAACAAACCCTTGGTGCGGCCCAGTGCTCCAAACGGCCTTTCACAGGCAAGATATCTCCAAAACATTACAACTGAAAGTAGAATTCCATCTATAATGCTGTTCGATCTGTTCTCATCGTTTGTCTCGTGTCTGGTGCAGTCGGGTGCAGCTAACAGTGTGGGGAATGGAGCCACAACCCGTCCGAACGGGGACCCGGCAGCGGGTGCTGTAGTCAAAACAGAGCCTGTTGAAGAGGCGGGCAGCGCTGACACAACGTCAGGCACCAGTGGGACAAACAGCAGCACTTCTAGCCCTGCTCCTGCCCCGACACCAGCTGCTAAAGATGGCAAGGGCAGTTCCTCGGCCCTTCACTGGCTGGCTGACCTGGCCACACAAAAGGAGCCCAAAGGTGAGACTCGGTGTAGAGCGGTTTACAGTTAGTGGATGGCGCATGTGGAAGTGCTTTATATAACAGCGGTTCTCAACTGCTTTGAATTTACATTTGACCAAAATGATCATatactgttatatatattattttgtgcatttaagaagagatgtttattatatttagaattttttttgttctttatttgacactttaataataataaataacattcatTCAGAAGAAATGCCTTGAAATGCCTTTACaagtaaaacaaatattacattaattGCAAAGTTCTTCagtgaaaccaaaaaaaaaccaaTGTCAAAACCAATTTTATAGTAGTAAACAAAAATTCTCTACATGGAATGcataaaaaagatatttaataattgaagaaaaacattcataaatcaggTAAAAAGGACAATGCATTCCAAAGATATTTAAAGAAACTAATATTAGttaaaagcttaaataaaatatatgctttaactctcctttttaatttaattttttttttactttttgcacTATTTTGCACTGTATTAGTTAACgctagttaatgcattagttaacatgaactaacaatgaacaacacattgacaatctttgttaatgttaacttgCAAATATACTAATGCATCTCTTCACAttaacaacttaattagttaacaACGGTTAATGcgttagttaacatgatctaacatCGAACTATGCCTGTAAATGGCTTCATTAACTGTTTTGTAATGCTAATTTATacaacatatatacacataagtTTATGTAGAAGCTAacacacaaaggatgaacaataCTGTCCTAATACTCACTGATTTTGGCTATTGGTAAACTTAATTTGAAAGTGGAAACCATCTGAACATCAACGAAGAGGCTATTCATGTTTGTAGACTGTTTATTATCGTGGCTTGCCACTAAGAAACTATTTATGTGCGGCATTTACAAATGTCGCATTTACGAATGGAGGTGTTTTTGTAGTGTGTTGTAGGTTTGGTGATAACTGAGATGGAATGTAAATGCTCAATTTACTGATAATTCCTATAGAACTGAACCTACTCTGAAGAAGGAGCTAATCTAGTTCCTCCAAACATTAGATCTTAGAACTAAAACTGTTCCGAGTTCCTGCGGCGCGAACACGACAGAAAGCGGGAACTACTGCCTGTAGTTCTTGGAGCTATGAAAAGGTTCCTCCTGTGTGAAAGCCTCTTATAAAACATTTGCTGGTAAATCTTAAAGTTGGTAAATCTTTGCAGACACAATGTGCTCAGGCTCTTCCTCTGGTTTTATCTCAGAGTCTCTGCGCTCCGTGATGGGTCGAGACTCTCGTACTCCATTTGGTCTGGACTCCTTCGGCACCCTTTCCAAACCCTCAGGGGCTAGTCCCAAGCTCTTCAACAGTCTGCTGCTGGGCGCTGGCCCTTCCCAACCTAAAGCAGAGGGCACTAGTCTCCGAGATCTACTGAACTCTGGCCCCGGAAAGCTCCCGCAAGGTCCCACCGAGGGAGGTGTTCCCTTCCCTTCAGTGTTCTCCACTGCCGGCGTACGTAACCTTATCTTTACATTTTGATGCTTGTTTTTAATTCATATGTCATTGGTTTGTGTACCAATGACAGATTTGTTATGAATGATAGAACTAATTTATGAAAAAAGTATCACTACaactacattattaaaaatagagATTACttgatattaatgtattttttttaaagcattagtAAAAATAACTATATCGAACTAAATtgtattcaatatattttttactttgaacAGTCATGCAAATGTTGTTGTtgagacaaaaataaatgttcgtaatattttttacaattttattttaatatatgtttttctttctctcctaAGCAGGCTGATAAAATGAAGGGAGGACTTCCTAACTTCTTGGATCATATCATTGCATCAGTGGTGGAGACGAAGAAGGCAGAGAGTCGCCGGTCATCAGGGGCAGCAGAAGGCGGCGAGTCGGGGGCCGTTCCTCGCAGAGAGGGCTTGATGGGTCTCAGTGTATTAGACCCTCACACTTCCCACTCCTGGCTGTGCGATGGCCGACTGCTCTGCCTGCAGGACCCCAGCAACAGCAACAACTGGAAGATCTTCAGAGAGTGCTGGAAACAAGGACAGGTGAGCGGAGAAGATCAAATGGATGCGCGTTTATTTGATGGATTACGTTCTGCTGAGGCTAATTGCTTTTTCTTGTTTAGCCTGTGCTGGTCTCAGGCATACACAAGAAGCTGAAGGAACACTTATGGAAACCAGAGTCCTTTAGCAAGGAGTTTGGAGACCAGGATGTGGACCTGGTCAACTGTAGGAACTGCGCCATCATCTCTGATGTCAAAGTCAGAGACTTCTGGGATGGTTTCCAGGTTATTTCCAGTGAGTACAGACACTTTATCATCAGTGCAAGCCTGGATCTTTTCATTGCTGATTTGATTATTACCATCCTTAATTGTCTGACCATGAAAGCATAATCCATGAAACATCTTCTCCTCTGTTCTCTAGAGCGGTTGCAGGGTGGAGATGGCCAACCTATGGTACTGAAACTTAAAGACTGGCCTCCTGGAGAAGATTTCAGAGATATGATGCCCACTCGGTAGGTTTGCTGGCATGTTACTTGGTGCCATAGCTGGTGGTCACGTGataggaattttttttattcctgaTGCCGATGGCTTGAAGAGCATGGTGGCCACTGGGCGGTAAAAAGCCAATATATATATCGATATACATCATATTacactttttcttttaaagatagtaaaaacatgtatgtaacAATTGctgatattacatttatatacatgtattttgcATAATATTGACTAAATTGTGATCTGAAAATGagtaaatatgaaaaatagaACTTGAAATGTGTCTTCTTTATAGAATtctattatagtatttttctCAAAGAAATGCTGCAACAAGATTACAGTCTGTAATATAGTAGGCTTCAACAAGTTAGcgctagtgttgtcacgataccaacaTTTTACATACATCACACGATGAATATGAAATGAATATGAAATAGCAAGCAAAGCAGAGCAAGGTTAGTGAAATTATTTATTAGATATTCAGACTTGtttaaatgaaatgcatattTGCTAGCGGCTTTTTATTACTAATGATAGGCAAGCATATGCTATAATACATTTCAGAtacttttaactaatttagtttgAAAGCAAATGTGTAAGAATTTATTAGAACTGTTAAACAGTGACCTTTAACTAATGGAGATGGACAATGGGAGATCTGTGCACTCagagctgtcaaaataaaagttatgtgCACTGACAAGTTAAAAGTTTCCACTTCTGACGTGTCgaccaaacagaaaaaaaattaaataattggccGATACTGATCATTTAAATATTGGTCTATATTTCAGCCTTGGcaatatatcggtcaaccactagttATGGGATCTTGGCTTGGAA
Encoded proteins:
- the LOC128027795 gene encoding lysine-specific demethylase 3B isoform X3, whose amino-acid sequence is MGDSLGLIGKRLLLLLGDGGSAAEGAVEQADWIRGTVRAVSVIGLASPGTEVFVEFDDSPWRQRSWVQVYGDEVRAVLMESAIVWASCSDPSLSSAPQWPALMFKPLVDRVGLGSLVPVEFFGARTLAFLPNGSTLHTFETEKDFGHSLLQEQPALQAAISRWHSDSELQEILRKGSCTIRGQRVQVYQPEFGEPWALGLVSQHDLVSHIMEIIMDQGEETQVVDPRVIHVMLAVEQSEKSPDRRKKEGDGGKGEGGRRRRTASEGDEDITLKRFKGAGEGASDSQNGSGSNTDAEAMVTCVEMPGEGGVGGRVTSTCSPDSSNNSNSSQQEHSHIRSTGFVKENGSFVPNQERISSSVSAVLPASTPTPPPLKPAPSPFSNTFPSLGQMPSLVPGAPAPKSSPTLPAAEREEEGVLSGYPKTAALVSPGPVTISSPSQDNASSVTLSTPVEANKKPSKWGSAPEASQTPKTPALAASGFGKQSSEPVFGEVPTQANGSSQEDKPFGFPFGAAKESQRQGSDPSQNLFFQIMSQNQSITQGQSKAFTSLSECLNKEPPNLFKPAAPSEGFKKVVAASTSTGLFGSAAASGLAPMKELPKVPDIKPAGNGIIMNKPFGAVGEAFPPATGQAASSAEPLNPSLGLGTSGLGSARNVNSSNPGSGFGLLASNKVSETHENLFLLATKETNPFLAYGGAVSHSPFSALSAPKSALSASAVSPSGSSGPLSQDPPGGDAKPNLFTMAEPPKGILAPQFPAPALTTTPSFTSVAQDGQQMSKPSKEGSDGSPGTRLSTEGQDVAMPFDQTKFALEERSQSTKRDSESSSNSDLSDLSEGEDNSGQSQKPGVSSGTEDKSKAQPVAKSRPRSKPFKVGQSVLKDQNKVRRLKQSGESFLQDGSCINVAPHLHKCRECRLERYRKSREDSDDDDPNVACRFFHFRRLAFTKKGVLRVEGFLSPQQSDSMAMGLWLPSLTAQEGLDLDTSKYILANVGDQFCQLVMSEKEAMMMIEPHQKVAWKRAVRGVREMCDVCETTLFNIHWVCRKCGFGVCLDCYRLRKNRPPEVDESPEEEVFSWLKCAKGQPHEPQNLMPTQIIPGTALYSIGDMVHAARGKWGIKANCPCTSRHNKPLVRPSAPNGLSQSGAANSVGNGATTRPNGDPAAGAVVKTEPVEEAGSADTTSGTSGTNSSTSSPAPAPTPAAKDGKGSSSALHWLADLATQKEPKESLRSVMGRDSRTPFGLDSFGTLSKPSGASPKLFNSLLLGAGPSQPKAEGTSLRDLLNSGPGKLPQGPTEGGVPFPSVFSTAGADKMKGGLPNFLDHIIASVVETKKAESRRSSGAAEGGESGAVPRREGLMGLSVLDPHTSHSWLCDGRLLCLQDPSNSNNWKIFRECWKQGQPVLVSGIHKKLKEHLWKPESFSKEFGDQDVDLVNCRNCAIISDVKVRDFWDGFQVISKRLQGGDGQPMVLKLKDWPPGEDFRDMMPTRFDDLMVNLPLPEYTKRDGRLNLASRLPNFFVRPDLGPKMYNAYGLISTEDRKVGTTNLHLDVSDAVNVMVYVGIPEGDSDHEIKADFAGCKEVMQTIEEGDVDEVTKRRVYEAKEKPGALWHIYAAKDAEKIRELLRKVGEEQGQENPPDHDPIHDQSWYLDQTLRRRLYEEYGVQGWSIVQFLGDAVFIPAGAPHQVHNLYSCIKVAEDFVSPEHVKHCFRLTQEFRHLSTTHTNHEDKLQVKNIIYHAVKDAVGTLKAHEPKLGRS
- the LOC128027795 gene encoding lysine-specific demethylase 3B isoform X9 codes for the protein MGDSLGLIGKRLLLLLGDGGSAAEGAVEQADWIRGTVRAVSVIGLASPGTEVFVEFDDSPWRQRSWVQVYGDEVRAVLMESAIVWASCSDPSLSSAPQWPALMFKPLVDRVGLGSLVPVEFFGARTLAFLPNGSTLHTFETEKDFGHSLLQEQPALQAAISRWHSDSELQEILRKGSCTIRGQRVQVYQPEFGEPWALGLVSQHDLVSHIMEIIMDQGEETQVVDPRVIHVMLAVEQSEKSPDRRKKEGDGGKGEGGRRRRTASEGDEDITLKRFKGAGEGASDSQNGSGSNTDAEAMQEHSHIRSTGFVKENGSFVPNQERISSSVSAVLPASTPTPPPLKPAPSPFSNTFPSLGQMPSLVPGAPAPKSSPTLPAAEREEEGVLSGYPKTAALVSPGPVTISSPSQDNASSVTLSTPVEANKKPSKWGSAPEASQTPKTPALAASGFGKQSSEPVFGEVPTQANGSSQEDKPFGFPFGAAKESQRQGSDPSQNLFFQIMSQNQSITQGQSKAFTSLSECLNKEPPNLFKPAAPSEGFKKVVAASTSTGLFGSAAASGLAPMKELPKVPDIKPAGNGIIMNKPFGAVGEAFPPATGQAASSAEPLNPSLGLGTSGLGSARNVNSSNPGSGFGLLASNKVSETHENLFLLATKETNPFLAYGGAVSHSPFSALSAPKSALSASAVSPSGSSGPLSQDPPGGDAKPNLFTMAEPPKGILAPQFPAPALTTTPSFTSVAQDGQQMSKPSKEGSDGSPGTRLSTEGQDVAMPFDQTKFALEERSQSTKRDSESSSNSDLSDLSEGEDNSGQSQKPGVSSGTEDKSKAQPVAKSRPRSKPFKVGQSVLKDQNKVRRLKQSGESFLQDGSCINVAPHLHKCRECRLERYRKSREDSDDDDPNVACRFFHFRRLAFTKKGVLRVEGFLSPQQSDSMAMGLWLPSLTAQEGLDLDTSKYILANVGDQFCQLVMSEKEAMMMIEPHQKVAWKRAVRGVREMCDVCETTLFNIHWVCRKCGFGVCLDCYRLRKNRPPEVDESPEEEVFSWLKCAKGQPHEPQNLMPTQIIPGTALYSIGDMVHAARGKWGIKANCPCTSRHNKPLVRPSAPNGLSQSGAANSVGNGATTRPNGDPAAGAVVKTEPVEEAGSADTTSGTSGTNSSTSSPAPAPTPAAKDGKGSSSALHWLADLATQKEPKESLRSVMGRDSRTPFGLDSFGTLSKPSGASPKLFNSLLLGAGPSQPKAEGTSLRDLLNSGPGKLPQGPTEGGVPFPSVFSTAGADKMKGGLPNFLDHIIASVVETKKAESRRSSGAAEGGESGAVPRREGLMGLSVLDPHTSHSWLCDGRLLCLQDPSNSNNWKIFRECWKQGQPVLVSGIHKKLKEHLWKPESFSKEFGDQDVDLVNCRNCAIISDVKVRDFWDGFQVISKRLQGGDGQPMVLKLKDWPPGEDFRDMMPTRFDDLMVNLPLPEYTKRDGRLNLASRLPNFFVRPDLGPKMYNAYGLISTEDRKVGTTNLHLDVSDAVNVMVYVGIPEGDSDHEIKADFAGCKEVMQTIEEGDVDEVTKRRVYEAKEKPGALWHIYAAKDAEKIRELLRKVGEEQGQENPPDHDPIHDQSWYLDQTLRRRLYEEYGVQGWSIVQFLGDAVFIPAGAPHQVHNLYSCIKVAEDFVSPEHVKHCFRLTQEFRHLSTTHTNHEDKLQVKNIIYHAVKDAVGTLKAHEPKLGRS
- the LOC128027795 gene encoding lysine-specific demethylase 3B isoform X11; its protein translation is MGDSLGLIGKRLLLLLGDGGSAAEGAVEQADWIRGTVRAVSVIGLASPGTEVFVEFDDSPWRQRSWVQVYGDEVRAVLMESAIVWASCSDPSLSSAPQWPALMFKPLVDRVGLGSLVPVEFFGARTLAFLPNGSTLHTFETEKDFGHSLLQEQPALQAAISRWHSDSELQEILRKGSCTIRGQRVQVYQPEFGEPWALGLVSQHDLVSHIMEIIMDQGEETQVVDPRVIHVMLAVEQSEKSPDRRKKEGDGGKGEGGRRRRTASEGDEDITLKRFKGAGEGASDSQNGSGSNTDAEAMQEHSHIRSTGFVKENGSFVPNQERISSSVSAVLPASTPTPPPLKPAPSPFSNTFPSLGQMPSLVPGAPAPKSSPTLPAAEREEEGVLSGYPKTAALVSPGPVTISSPSQDNASSVTLSTPVEANKKPSKWGSAPEASQTPKTPALAASGFGKQSSEPVFGEVPTQANGSSQEDKPFGFPFGAAKESQRQGSDPSQNLFFQIMSQNQSITQGQSKAFTSLSECLNKEPPNLFKPAAPSEGFKKVVAASTSTGLFGSAAASGLAPMKELPKVPDIKPAGNGIIMNKPFGAVGEAFPPATGQAASSAEPLNPSLGLGTSGLGSARNVNSSNPGSGFGLLASNKVSETHENLFLLATKETNPFLAYGGAVSHSPFSALSAPKSALSASAVSPSGSSGPLSQDPPGGDAKPNLFTMAEPPKGILAPQFPAPALTTTPSFTSVAQDGQQMSKPSKEGSDGSPGTRLSTEGQDVAMPFDQTKFALEERSQSTKRDSESSSNSDLSDLSEGEDNSGQSQKPGVSSGTEDKSKAQPVAKSRPRSKPFKVGQSVLKDQNKVRRLKQSGESFLQDGSCINVAPHLHKCRECRLERYRKSREDSDDDDPNVACRFFHFRRLAFTKKGVLRVEGFLSPQQSDSMAMGLWLPSLTAQEGLDLDTSKYILANVGDQFCQLVMSEKEAMMMIEPHQKVAWKRAVRGVREMCDVCETTLFNIHWVCRKCGFGVCLDCYRLRKNRPPEDESPEEEVFSWLKCAKGQPHEPQNLMPTQIIPGTALYSIGDMVHAARGKWGIKANCPCTSRHNKPLVRPSAPNGLSQSGAANSVGNGATTRPNGDPAAGAVVKTEPVEEAGSADTTSGTSGTNSSTSSPAPAPTPAAKDGKGSSSALHWLADLATQKEPKESLRSVMGRDSRTPFGLDSFGTLSKPSGASPKLFNSLLLGAGPSQPKAEGTSLRDLLNSGPGKLPQGPTEGGVPFPSVFSTAGADKMKGGLPNFLDHIIASVVETKKAESRRSSGAAEGGESGAVPRREGLMGLSVLDPHTSHSWLCDGRLLCLQDPSNSNNWKIFRECWKQGQPVLVSGIHKKLKEHLWKPESFSKEFGDQDVDLVNCRNCAIISDVKVRDFWDGFQVISKRLQGGDGQPMVLKLKDWPPGEDFRDMMPTRFDDLMVNLPLPEYTKRDGRLNLASRLPNFFVRPDLGPKMYNAYGLISTEDRKVGTTNLHLDVSDAVNVMVYVGIPEGDSDHEIKADFAGCKEVMQTIEEGDVDEVTKRRVYEAKEKPGALWHIYAAKDAEKIRELLRKVGEEQGQENPPDHDPIHDQSWYLDQTLRRRLYEEYGVQGWSIVQFLGDAVFIPAGAPHQVHNLYSCIKVAEDFVSPEHVKHCFRLTQEFRHLSTTHTNHEDKLQVKNIIYHAVKDAVGTLKAHEPKLGRS